One segment of Microbacterium arborescens DNA contains the following:
- a CDS encoding response regulator transcription factor, producing the protein MTVDQASPIRVLIVDDQQLIRLGFRMVLDAAEGIEVVGEADDGAAALRSVASSSPDVVLMDVRMPGVDGIEATARIRAEYPGVAVLVLTTFDLDEYAFGALRAGAGGFLLKDARRDELVAAVRAVAAGEATLAPRITRRMIELVTATGLPAPQPVAPSSLTAREADVLAAMARGLTNLEIAAELFLSESTVKTHVGRILTKLPARDRVHAVLIAHGLADPGVDS; encoded by the coding sequence ATGACCGTTGACCAGGCCTCCCCCATCCGCGTGCTGATCGTCGACGACCAACAGCTCATCCGCCTGGGGTTCCGCATGGTGCTCGACGCTGCCGAGGGCATCGAGGTCGTCGGCGAGGCGGATGACGGCGCGGCGGCGCTCCGCTCCGTCGCCTCGTCGTCTCCCGATGTCGTGCTCATGGACGTGCGTATGCCCGGCGTCGACGGCATCGAGGCCACCGCACGCATCCGAGCGGAGTATCCGGGCGTCGCGGTGCTGGTGCTGACGACCTTCGACCTCGACGAGTACGCGTTCGGCGCGCTCCGCGCCGGCGCCGGAGGCTTCCTGCTGAAGGATGCGCGACGGGACGAGCTCGTCGCCGCGGTGCGTGCGGTCGCCGCGGGCGAAGCGACCCTGGCTCCGCGGATCACGCGGCGGATGATCGAGCTGGTCACCGCGACAGGACTCCCGGCGCCCCAGCCGGTCGCCCCGAGCTCGCTCACCGCCCGCGAGGCGGACGTCCTGGCCGCGATGGCGCGAGGGCTGACGAATCTCGAGATCGCGGCCGAGCTGTTCCTCAGCGAGTCGACGGTGAAGACCCATGTCGGTCGTATCCTGACCAAGCTCCCCGCACGAGACCGCGTGCACGCCGTGCTCATCGCCCATGGGCTCGCCGATCCCGGCGTCGACTCCTGA
- a CDS encoding sensor histidine kinase — translation MSPGSRSPSSHDDELRLPRPPGVLRQFWARHPVFADILTALICLAFSLVPATSYEDRIDEAVGLGQRWPATGPFVMVIIVLGCASLLVRRRYPTVVFVGAVIVSLAYLLAPLPTGGPMLGIAAYTLAVHRSVRACLIGVGAALGVMASVVAVLAFTGGISPAIAWNSLVSEALAALIGSLIGANVGNRHRYVAALIDRSRQLVVERDQQTRLAAAAERDRIARELHDIVAHSLTVMVALAEGVAASNDIDRARPGATAIASTGREALRDMRATLGILREDDIAPLAPLARDTTVATVDSARAAGFDATLTVSGDRPQLSSAVQLAISRIVQEGVTNAMRHARHAERIDVRVAYRPDAVEVDIVDDGEPVVPTLSPSGYGLRGLRERVILAGGSVTAGAGPGRGWRVHARIPLEQENHDR, via the coding sequence GTGTCTCCCGGAAGCCGCAGCCCGTCATCGCATGATGACGAGCTGCGGCTTCCGCGTCCCCCGGGGGTGCTGCGGCAGTTCTGGGCACGGCATCCCGTCTTCGCCGACATCCTCACCGCGCTGATCTGCCTCGCGTTCTCGCTCGTCCCCGCGACGAGTTACGAGGATCGCATCGACGAAGCGGTCGGTCTCGGCCAGCGGTGGCCCGCGACCGGACCGTTCGTCATGGTGATCATCGTGCTGGGCTGCGCGTCACTCCTGGTGCGCAGACGCTACCCGACGGTCGTGTTCGTGGGAGCGGTCATCGTCTCGTTGGCCTACCTCCTCGCGCCTCTGCCGACGGGCGGCCCGATGCTCGGGATCGCGGCCTATACCCTCGCCGTCCACCGGAGCGTCCGTGCCTGCCTCATCGGTGTCGGTGCGGCCCTCGGCGTGATGGCCTCGGTGGTCGCGGTACTCGCGTTCACCGGGGGCATCAGCCCCGCGATCGCCTGGAACTCCCTGGTCAGCGAGGCGCTCGCTGCGCTGATCGGCTCGCTCATCGGCGCCAACGTCGGCAACCGTCACCGCTACGTCGCGGCGCTGATCGACCGGTCGCGCCAGCTCGTCGTCGAGCGCGACCAGCAGACCCGGCTCGCCGCGGCCGCCGAGCGCGATCGCATCGCACGCGAACTCCACGACATCGTCGCCCATTCGCTCACCGTGATGGTCGCCCTCGCCGAGGGGGTCGCTGCGTCCAACGACATCGATCGGGCTCGTCCCGGCGCCACCGCGATCGCGTCCACGGGCCGTGAAGCGCTGCGTGACATGCGTGCCACGCTCGGCATCCTGCGGGAGGACGACATCGCGCCGCTCGCTCCCCTGGCCCGCGACACGACCGTCGCGACGGTCGATTCCGCGCGTGCCGCCGGCTTCGACGCGACGCTGACCGTCTCGGGCGACAGGCCGCAGCTCAGCAGCGCGGTGCAGCTGGCCATCTCGCGGATCGTCCAGGAAGGCGTCACCAACGCCATGCGCCACGCGCGCCATGCGGAACGCATCGACGTGCGAGTCGCGTACCGTCCGGACGCTGTAGAGGTCGACATCGTCGACGACGGCGAGCCGGTGGTACCCACACTGTCGCCGTCGGGATACGGGCTGCGCGGACTCCGCGAGCGCGTCATCCTTGCGGGTGGGTCTGTGACCGCGGGGGCGGGTCCCGGCCGAGGATGGCGCGTGCACGCCCGCATCCCGCTCGAACAGGAGAACCATGACCGTTGA
- a CDS encoding ABC transporter permease subunit yields MTTTAVHTAAPARPTQPDARLSFGRLVRSEAIKLLTLRSTWWSLAVTAVLAIGISLLMAWASQEFSGDFNPVGAIVAPMQFTMLVAGILGAMAITGEYSTGMIRSTLTAEPRRGAVLVAKGVVVALLLAATTVVTTIVSVVASAPIFGERAIDWSDAETSVIPLALGVLAMATFALLGLGWGFIIRSGAGAIAATVGILFVLPIVLSMFSFAGESWAWIVDLTQYLPSSAAQTVTTPGSDEFVTGLITLLAWPAATLLGGWAILRSTDA; encoded by the coding sequence ATGACCACCACCGCTGTGCACACCGCGGCGCCCGCGCGCCCCACGCAGCCCGACGCTCGTCTGTCCTTCGGCCGCCTCGTCCGCAGCGAGGCCATCAAGCTGCTGACGCTGCGCTCCACCTGGTGGTCGCTGGCCGTCACCGCGGTCCTGGCGATCGGGATCTCGCTCCTCATGGCATGGGCCTCCCAGGAGTTCAGCGGCGACTTCAATCCGGTGGGTGCGATCGTCGCACCGATGCAGTTCACGATGCTCGTCGCCGGCATACTCGGCGCCATGGCCATCACCGGCGAGTACTCCACCGGAATGATCCGCTCGACACTGACCGCTGAACCGCGCCGCGGGGCCGTGCTCGTGGCGAAGGGCGTCGTCGTCGCTCTCCTCCTCGCCGCGACGACCGTCGTCACCACGATCGTGTCGGTCGTCGCCTCTGCGCCGATCTTCGGCGAGCGAGCCATCGACTGGTCGGATGCCGAGACATCCGTGATCCCGCTCGCTCTGGGCGTCCTCGCGATGGCGACCTTCGCGCTGCTGGGTCTCGGCTGGGGATTCATCATCCGCAGCGGTGCCGGCGCGATCGCCGCGACGGTGGGCATCCTCTTCGTCCTGCCCATCGTGCTGAGCATGTTCTCCTTCGCGGGCGAGTCCTGGGCGTGGATCGTCGATCTCACCCAGTACCTGCCCTCGAGCGCGGCCCAGACCGTCACGACACCCGGCAGCGATGAGTTCGTGACGGGCCTCATCACCCTCCTCGCCTGGCCGGCTGCGACGCTGCTCGGCGGGTGGGCGATTCTCCGCTCGACCGACGCGTAG
- a CDS encoding ABC transporter ATP-binding protein, whose product MIVADGLTKRYGDKTAVDGVSFTVQSGKVTGFLGPNGAGKSTTMRMIVGLDRPTSGRVTIDGRDYRSLRSPLTEVGILLDAKAVHTGRSARNHLRAMAATHGIPRSRVDEVIEITGLGSVAGKRAGKFSLGMGQRLGIAAALLGDPQTLILDEPVNGLDPEGVRWVRQFVRGQAAQGRTVLLSSHLMSEMALTADHVIVLGRGRVLADAGIDELVRSWTSNTVVVRTPRADELTRLIAGPDVAVTTGEPGLLQVAGLSAAAIGDAAAAHGIPLHELTPRAGSLEDAYLALTEGSVEYQTKGAVR is encoded by the coding sequence ATGATCGTTGCAGATGGCCTCACGAAGAGGTACGGAGACAAGACCGCCGTCGATGGGGTGAGCTTCACCGTGCAGTCCGGCAAGGTGACCGGCTTCCTCGGCCCGAACGGTGCCGGCAAGTCCACCACGATGCGGATGATCGTCGGGCTCGACCGGCCGACGTCAGGCCGGGTCACGATCGACGGCCGCGACTACCGCTCGCTGCGCTCCCCGCTCACAGAGGTCGGCATCCTGCTCGACGCCAAGGCCGTGCACACCGGCCGAAGCGCGCGCAACCACCTGCGCGCCATGGCCGCGACTCACGGCATTCCCCGCTCGCGCGTGGACGAGGTGATCGAGATCACCGGCCTCGGTTCGGTGGCGGGCAAGCGCGCCGGCAAGTTCTCCCTGGGTATGGGCCAGCGTCTGGGCATCGCCGCGGCGCTGCTCGGAGATCCGCAGACGCTGATCCTCGACGAGCCCGTCAACGGCCTCGATCCCGAGGGCGTGCGCTGGGTGCGCCAGTTCGTCCGCGGGCAGGCAGCTCAGGGGCGCACCGTCCTGCTGTCGAGCCACCTGATGAGCGAGATGGCGCTCACCGCCGATCACGTCATCGTGCTCGGACGCGGACGTGTCCTGGCCGACGCCGGCATCGACGAGCTCGTCCGCTCGTGGACGAGCAACACCGTCGTCGTTCGGACGCCCCGCGCCGACGAGCTCACCCGGCTCATCGCGGGCCCCGATGTCGCCGTCACGACGGGTGAGCCCGGTCTGCTGCAGGTCGCAGGACTCAGCGCCGCTGCGATCGGCGACGCCGCCGCAGCGCACGGCATCCCGCTTCATGAGCTGACACCGCGCGCCGGCTCGCTCGAAGACGCCTATCTCGCTCTGACCGAGGGATCGGTCGAGTACCAGACCAAGGGAGCCGTGCGATGA
- the pepN gene encoding aminopeptidase N has protein sequence MPGENLTRIEAQERRAIVDTQSYDIALDLTVGAETFRSRTVIRFAATEGASTFVDLIAREVREITLNGRAVDLASFRDSRIALDDLAAQNELIVDADCLYTNTGEGLHRFVDPVDGEVYLYSQFEVPDSRRVFAVFEQPDLKAEFRFTITAPAEWKVVSNSPTPEPVPGDGGTATWAFEPTPRISSYITALVAGPYEQVFSELTSADGRVIPLGVYARKSLWQYLDADYVFEKTRQGFAYFEEKFGVPYPFAKYDQLFVPEFNAGAMENAGAVTFTETYVFRSKVTDAVKERRVVTILHELAHMWFGDLVTMKWWNDLWLNESFAEWASTIATAEATEWTEAWTTFNAMEKTWAYRQDQLPSTHPVVARINDLEDVQVNFDGITYAKGGSVLKQLAAWVGVEAFFSGVSAYFQKHAWGNTELSDLLVELEATSGRELESWSKKWLETAGVNTLEPEIATDSDGIITRFAIVQTAPADYPTIRPHRLGVGFYSLTDGALVRTHHVELDVDGDLTEVPELQGRAQPDLVLLNDQDLAYAKIRLDERSLRTAVEHLAKISDPLARSLVWGAAWDQTRDAEASATDYIDLVLRNIGTETESTTVRTTLGQLQLAANSYIDPQNRDAARARVADGLWALAQQAEAGSDSQLQFVTAFASSASTPGHADVVRALRSGDTVLPGLEIDADLSWALLVSLAASGAVSAADIDAALAADNTAKGGEFAAQARAALPSVEAKKAAWASLIENDDLPNTVVRSAAAGFTHPAGVAHLAGFVDEYFAMLSPVWESRTYQIAQYLIVGLYPAALANTELRDATRAWLSQNPEAPAALRRLVAENLAGVERALAVQERDAQG, from the coding sequence GTGCCTGGAGAGAACCTCACCCGCATCGAGGCGCAGGAGCGCCGCGCGATCGTCGACACGCAGAGCTACGACATCGCCCTCGATCTGACCGTCGGCGCGGAGACCTTCCGGTCGCGCACCGTCATCCGCTTCGCCGCCACCGAAGGCGCGTCCACCTTCGTGGATCTCATCGCGCGCGAGGTCCGGGAGATCACCCTCAACGGTCGCGCGGTCGACCTCGCGTCCTTCCGCGACTCGCGCATCGCGCTCGACGACCTCGCCGCACAGAACGAGCTCATCGTCGACGCGGACTGCCTCTACACCAACACCGGTGAGGGCCTGCACCGCTTCGTCGACCCCGTCGACGGCGAGGTGTACCTGTACTCGCAGTTCGAGGTCCCCGACTCGCGTCGCGTGTTCGCCGTGTTCGAGCAGCCCGACCTGAAGGCGGAGTTCCGCTTCACGATCACCGCTCCCGCGGAATGGAAGGTCGTCTCCAACTCCCCCACGCCCGAGCCGGTGCCCGGCGACGGCGGAACGGCGACCTGGGCGTTCGAGCCCACCCCCCGTATCTCGTCGTACATCACGGCGCTCGTCGCAGGTCCGTACGAGCAGGTCTTCTCCGAACTGACCAGCGCAGACGGACGGGTGATCCCGCTCGGCGTCTATGCGCGCAAGAGCCTGTGGCAGTACCTCGACGCCGACTACGTGTTCGAGAAGACCCGTCAGGGCTTCGCCTACTTCGAGGAGAAGTTCGGCGTCCCCTACCCGTTCGCGAAGTACGACCAGCTCTTCGTGCCCGAGTTCAACGCCGGAGCCATGGAGAACGCCGGCGCCGTCACGTTCACTGAGACGTACGTCTTCCGCTCCAAGGTCACCGACGCCGTCAAGGAACGTCGCGTCGTGACGATCCTGCACGAGCTCGCGCACATGTGGTTCGGCGACCTGGTCACCATGAAGTGGTGGAACGACCTGTGGCTCAACGAGTCGTTCGCGGAGTGGGCGTCCACCATCGCCACGGCCGAGGCCACCGAATGGACCGAGGCCTGGACGACCTTCAATGCGATGGAGAAGACCTGGGCCTATCGTCAGGACCAGCTTCCCTCGACGCATCCCGTCGTCGCCCGCATCAACGACCTCGAGGACGTTCAGGTCAACTTCGACGGCATCACGTATGCCAAGGGTGGATCCGTCCTCAAGCAGCTGGCGGCCTGGGTAGGCGTGGAAGCGTTCTTCTCCGGGGTGTCGGCATACTTCCAGAAGCACGCGTGGGGAAACACCGAGCTGTCGGACCTTCTCGTCGAACTCGAGGCCACGAGCGGCCGCGAGCTCGAGTCCTGGTCGAAGAAGTGGCTCGAGACGGCGGGCGTGAACACGCTCGAGCCCGAGATCGCCACGGATTCCGACGGCATCATCACCCGCTTCGCCATCGTCCAGACGGCACCCGCGGACTATCCCACGATCCGTCCGCACCGCCTCGGGGTCGGGTTCTACTCGCTCACGGACGGCGCCCTCGTCCGCACCCACCACGTCGAGCTCGATGTCGACGGCGACCTGACCGAAGTCCCCGAGCTCCAGGGCCGCGCGCAGCCCGACCTGGTCCTGTTGAACGACCAAGACCTCGCCTACGCCAAGATCCGTCTCGACGAGCGCTCGCTCCGCACGGCCGTCGAGCACCTCGCGAAGATCAGCGACCCACTCGCGCGGTCGCTGGTGTGGGGGGCCGCGTGGGATCAGACCCGTGATGCGGAGGCCTCGGCAACCGACTACATCGACCTCGTGCTGCGCAACATCGGTACCGAGACCGAGTCCACCACCGTGCGGACCACCCTCGGCCAGCTGCAGCTCGCGGCGAACTCGTACATCGACCCGCAGAACCGGGATGCCGCCCGGGCCCGAGTCGCCGACGGGCTGTGGGCCCTCGCGCAGCAGGCCGAGGCCGGAAGTGACAGCCAGCTCCAGTTCGTGACCGCATTCGCGTCATCGGCGTCGACCCCCGGCCACGCCGATGTCGTCCGCGCGCTGCGATCGGGCGACACCGTCCTCCCGGGACTGGAGATCGACGCCGACCTGTCGTGGGCGCTCCTCGTCTCGCTCGCGGCGTCGGGCGCCGTCTCGGCCGCCGACATCGATGCCGCGCTCGCCGCCGACAACACCGCCAAGGGCGGAGAGTTCGCCGCGCAGGCTCGGGCAGCTCTCCCCTCAGTCGAGGCGAAGAAGGCGGCGTGGGCGTCGCTCATCGAGAACGACGATCTGCCCAACACCGTGGTCCGCTCCGCCGCCGCCGGATTCACCCACCCGGCGGGTGTGGCCCATCTCGCAGGGTTCGTCGACGAGTACTTCGCGATGCTGTCGCCCGTCTGGGAGTCGCGCACCTACCAGATCGCGCAGTATCTGATCGTGGGCCTGTACCCCGCGGCGCTCGCCAACACCGAGCTGCGCGACGCGACCCGCGCCTGGCTCTCGCAGAACCCCGAGGCTCCCGCCGCTCTGCGTCGACTCGTGGCCGAGAACCTCGCCGGCGTCGAGCGCGCGCTCGCCGTGCAGGAGCGCGACGCGCAGGGCTGA
- a CDS encoding ribose-5-phosphate isomerase → MRIHIATDHAGLEFSTQLQHHLAEAGHDVVDHGPIEYDPLDDYPAFCIRAAKAVVRDQQAGVEALGVVFGGSGNGEQMAANKVHGVRAALVWNIPTAELAREHNDANVIAIGARQHTFDEAVTFIDRFIATPFSGEERHARRIAQLAAYEADGSLLPDPRAGADGATSPLPASDSFDPEAG, encoded by the coding sequence ATGCGCATCCATATCGCGACCGACCACGCCGGTCTCGAGTTCTCCACTCAGCTCCAGCACCATCTCGCCGAGGCCGGTCACGACGTCGTCGACCACGGCCCGATCGAGTACGACCCGCTCGACGACTACCCGGCGTTCTGCATCCGAGCGGCGAAAGCCGTGGTGCGGGACCAGCAGGCCGGGGTCGAGGCCCTCGGAGTGGTCTTCGGCGGGTCGGGCAACGGCGAGCAGATGGCGGCGAACAAGGTGCACGGGGTGCGCGCAGCACTCGTGTGGAACATCCCGACCGCCGAGCTCGCGCGCGAGCACAACGACGCCAACGTGATCGCCATCGGCGCCCGCCAGCACACGTTCGACGAAGCGGTGACCTTCATCGACCGTTTCATCGCCACACCGTTCAGCGGAGAGGAGCGCCATGCACGCCGCATCGCGCAGCTCGCCGCTTACGAGGCCGACGGCAGCCTGCTCCCCGATCCGCGGGCGGGCGCGGACGGCGCCACGTCGCCGCTTCCCGCCTCCGACTCGTTCGATCCGGAAGCAGGCTGA
- a CDS encoding Fpg/Nei family DNA glycosylase: protein MPEGHSVHRIARQFERNIVGHVVAASSPQGRFVEGAAVLDGREALEARAVGKQMFLAFEDDVWLRVHLGMYGAWDFAGQIVVDPTIASANGRMGHTNQRGTVLAPVYDSAGENSLSSIGAPRLARGRVRMSEQTTGLGGEGATGDDDWPPPVVGQVRLRLLTEETCADLRGPTACQLQTPEEVQATIAKLGPDPLVDDVEDGEERFTATVRRKPTPIGLLLMDQSVVSGIGNVYRAEMLFRARLNPHTPGRDVPEETVRHLWRDWARLLAIGVETGQMMTMDDLDPEAWRRAMAHRDDRHWVYHRAGLPCRVCGTAIVLEEMASRKLYWCPNCQR, encoded by the coding sequence ATGCCCGAGGGCCACTCCGTCCACCGGATCGCCCGCCAGTTCGAGCGCAACATCGTGGGGCACGTCGTGGCTGCTTCGAGCCCGCAGGGGCGGTTCGTCGAGGGTGCCGCAGTGCTCGATGGCCGCGAGGCGCTCGAGGCGCGCGCGGTGGGAAAACAGATGTTCCTCGCCTTCGAGGACGACGTCTGGCTGCGTGTGCACCTCGGGATGTACGGCGCGTGGGACTTCGCCGGCCAGATCGTCGTCGATCCGACCATCGCGTCGGCCAACGGTCGCATGGGACACACCAACCAGCGCGGCACCGTGCTCGCGCCGGTTTACGACAGCGCCGGAGAGAACTCGCTCAGCTCGATCGGCGCGCCCCGCCTGGCCCGAGGCCGGGTGCGCATGAGCGAGCAGACCACGGGGCTCGGCGGTGAGGGCGCGACCGGAGACGACGACTGGCCGCCTCCGGTCGTCGGACAGGTGCGGTTGCGTCTGCTCACCGAAGAGACCTGCGCGGACCTGCGCGGGCCGACCGCCTGCCAGCTGCAGACGCCCGAGGAGGTCCAGGCGACGATCGCCAAGCTCGGCCCCGATCCTCTGGTCGACGATGTCGAGGACGGCGAGGAGCGGTTCACCGCGACGGTCCGTCGCAAGCCGACACCCATCGGACTGCTCCTCATGGACCAGAGCGTGGTCAGCGGCATCGGGAACGTCTACCGTGCCGAGATGCTCTTCCGTGCACGCCTGAACCCGCACACCCCGGGTCGTGACGTCCCTGAGGAGACCGTCAGGCACCTGTGGCGCGACTGGGCCCGGCTGCTCGCGATCGGTGTCGAGACGGGCCAGATGATGACGATGGACGATCTCGACCCGGAGGCGTGGCGCCGGGCCATGGCTCACCGCGACGATCGGCACTGGGTCTATCACCGTGCGGGTCTGCCCTGCCGTGTCTGCGGCACCGCGATCGTTCTCGAGGAGATGGCATCGCGCAAGCTGTATTGGTGCCCGAACTGTCAGAGGTGA
- a CDS encoding FMN-binding negative transcriptional regulator, which produces MRQNPSFAMTDVVEIRRVIAENPWVTIVSTGADGLVASHYAVLLDEERDDLTIVGHVGRPDDLLHGLGQGELLVVFQGPHGYVSPQWYGDVAAVPTWNFVSVHLSGVPEILTPDENLRVLERLVDRFESGLADPRGLWAPPNDEGFVRRLERGTVGFRLSPTRVEAKRKLSQNRPDAVVDTIIDKLDAGATPYADPRLADEMRRAHATMRAAREVRS; this is translated from the coding sequence ATGAGGCAGAACCCGAGCTTCGCGATGACGGACGTCGTCGAGATCCGTCGCGTCATCGCGGAGAATCCCTGGGTCACGATCGTCAGCACGGGAGCCGACGGCCTGGTCGCGTCCCACTACGCGGTGCTTCTCGATGAGGAACGCGACGACCTCACCATCGTCGGGCACGTCGGACGTCCCGATGATCTGCTTCACGGCCTCGGGCAGGGCGAACTGCTCGTCGTCTTCCAGGGGCCGCACGGTTACGTGTCCCCCCAGTGGTACGGCGACGTGGCCGCGGTTCCCACATGGAACTTCGTGTCGGTACACCTCTCCGGAGTGCCGGAGATCTTGACGCCGGACGAGAACCTGCGCGTGCTCGAGCGCCTGGTCGACCGGTTCGAGTCGGGGCTCGCAGACCCCCGGGGACTGTGGGCTCCGCCGAATGACGAGGGCTTCGTGCGCCGTCTCGAACGTGGCACGGTGGGGTTTCGTCTGTCTCCGACGCGCGTCGAGGCGAAGCGCAAGCTGAGCCAGAACCGACCGGATGCCGTGGTCGACACGATCATCGACAAACTTGACGCGGGTGCCACCCCGTACGCCGATCCTCGCCTCGCGGACGAGATGAGACGCGCGCACGCGACGATGCGCGCGGCCCGCGAGGTTCGGTCGTGA
- a CDS encoding amidohydrolase — protein MTGPARGDGVAVIADVRLTGPGRTDPFGADPVDVHLSGGTIADIAPAGALPRRGAVIDGGGGRLLPGLWDHHVHTVQWALAARRVDLEGIASAAEAAAVMGRAAADHDGRRIGSGFRDALWPDRPSLELLDAMTGDEPTYLINADVHSVWLNSAALRREGMSTTDGVLREEPAFEISRRLNACDPSLADTAVMEAMSAAAARGIVGIVDLDMAWNAEAWARRLSRGYDAVRVSFGVYASLLERAISEGLETGDAIDPRGLVRMGPFKVITDGSLGTRTAACSHHYPGAATDFGVMTVPPGELVELMRLATGAGIASAVHAIGDVANSHALDAFAMTGATGTIEHAQLVAHADIPRFARLGVGASVQPSHAVDDRDMADEFWAGQTAIGYPMCELVDAGANLLFGSDAPVARLDPWTTMSDAVFRTRDDREPWRPHQRVSAAAALAASTAGGSQTGSAIAPGDVADLIIVDRDPLAAETPGALRSTAVAATLLAGRLTHLA, from the coding sequence GTGACCGGTCCCGCACGCGGCGATGGCGTCGCCGTCATCGCCGACGTCCGTTTGACCGGGCCGGGCCGCACCGATCCGTTCGGGGCGGACCCCGTCGACGTGCACCTCTCCGGCGGAACCATCGCCGACATCGCGCCCGCCGGAGCACTGCCCCGGCGCGGCGCGGTGATCGACGGGGGCGGCGGTCGGCTGCTCCCCGGCCTCTGGGACCACCATGTCCACACTGTGCAGTGGGCGCTCGCGGCCCGGCGGGTCGATCTCGAGGGCATCGCGAGCGCCGCCGAGGCGGCGGCTGTCATGGGAAGAGCGGCCGCCGACCACGACGGCCGCCGTATCGGCTCGGGCTTCCGTGACGCCCTGTGGCCGGATCGCCCTTCCCTCGAACTGCTCGACGCGATGACCGGCGACGAGCCGACCTATCTCATCAACGCCGACGTCCACAGCGTCTGGCTCAACAGTGCTGCTCTCCGGCGCGAGGGGATGTCGACGACCGACGGCGTGCTGCGCGAGGAGCCCGCCTTCGAGATCTCACGCCGACTGAACGCGTGCGATCCGTCGCTCGCGGACACCGCGGTCATGGAGGCGATGTCGGCCGCGGCGGCGCGGGGGATCGTCGGCATCGTCGACCTCGACATGGCATGGAACGCCGAGGCCTGGGCTCGCCGGCTCAGCCGCGGATACGATGCCGTGCGCGTCTCGTTCGGGGTCTACGCCAGCCTGCTCGAACGGGCGATCTCCGAGGGACTCGAGACCGGCGATGCCATCGATCCACGCGGGCTCGTGCGGATGGGGCCGTTCAAGGTGATCACCGACGGGTCGTTGGGAACGAGGACGGCGGCATGCTCGCACCATTACCCGGGTGCCGCGACCGACTTCGGAGTCATGACCGTGCCGCCGGGTGAGCTCGTCGAGCTGATGCGGCTCGCGACGGGCGCGGGGATCGCCAGCGCGGTCCACGCGATCGGCGACGTCGCGAACTCGCACGCGCTGGACGCGTTCGCGATGACCGGAGCCACGGGCACGATCGAGCACGCTCAGCTCGTCGCGCACGCTGACATCCCCCGGTTTGCGCGCCTCGGCGTCGGCGCGAGTGTTCAGCCGTCGCACGCGGTCGACGATCGTGACATGGCGGACGAGTTCTGGGCGGGGCAGACCGCGATCGGCTACCCCATGTGCGAGCTGGTCGACGCGGGGGCGAACCTGCTCTTCGGCTCGGATGCTCCCGTCGCGCGTCTCGATCCCTGGACGACGATGTCGGATGCGGTGTTCCGAACGCGCGATGATCGAGAGCCTTGGCGCCCGCACCAGCGGGTGTCGGCGGCAGCAGCCCTCGCGGCGTCGACCGCCGGCGGCTCGCAGACCGGGTCGGCGATCGCACCCGGCGACGTCGCCGACCTCATCATCGTCGACCGCGATCCTCTCGCGGCCGAGACGCCGGGGGCACTGCGGTCGACCGCCGTCGCCGCGACGCTGCTCGCGGGCCGCCTCACCCACCTCGCCTGA
- a CDS encoding Dps family protein: MTDTNITTPALTADPEVAAAAAQFLTPVVHKMQALVVNGKQAHWNVRGSNFIAIHELLDSVVAHAQDYADTAAERIVALGLPIDSRVSTMAEKTTTAVPAGFAQWQDEIKAIVSDIDATLVDLQAAIDGLDEVDLTSQDVAIEIKRGVDKDRWFLLAHLAE; the protein is encoded by the coding sequence ATGACCGACACCAACATCACCACTCCCGCCCTCACCGCAGACCCCGAGGTCGCCGCGGCAGCCGCGCAGTTCCTCACCCCGGTCGTGCACAAGATGCAGGCACTCGTCGTCAACGGCAAGCAGGCGCACTGGAACGTCCGCGGCTCGAACTTCATCGCGATCCACGAGCTTCTCGACTCGGTCGTCGCTCACGCTCAGGACTACGCCGACACCGCGGCAGAGCGCATCGTCGCCTTGGGCCTCCCGATCGACTCGCGCGTCTCGACCATGGCCGAGAAGACCACGACGGCCGTGCCCGCCGGGTTCGCGCAGTGGCAGGACGAGATCAAGGCGATCGTCTCCGACATCGACGCGACCCTCGTCGACCTTCAGGCCGCTATCGACGGTCTCGACGAGGTCGACCTGACCAGCCAGGACGTCGCCATCGAGATCAAGCGCGGCGTTGACAAGGACCGTTGGTTCCTCCTGGCGCATCTCGCCGAGTAA